A portion of the Pseudomonas sp. PSE14 genome contains these proteins:
- the radA gene encoding DNA repair protein RadA yields the protein MAKAKRMYGCTECGATYPKWAGQCPDCGAWNTLVETVVDTTPTGGSGSSSGRGGWAGQQANIKTLAEVSVEEMPRFTTASAELDRVLGGGLVDGSVVLIGGDPGIGKSTILLQTLCNVAARLPALYVTGEESQQQVAMRARRLGLPEDKLKVMTETCIESIIATARHEQPKVMVIDSIQTIFTEQLQSAPGGVAQVRESAALLVRFAKQSGTAIFLVGHVTKEGALAGPRVLEHMVDTVLYFEGESDGRLRLLRAVKNRFGAINELGVFAMTDRGLKEVSNPSAIFLTRAQESVPGSVVMATWEGSRPMLVEVQALVDTSHLANPRRVTLGLDQNRLAMLLAVLHRHGGIPTYDQDVFLNVVGGVKVLETASDLALMAAVMSSLRNRPLDHQLLVFGEVGLSGEVRPVPSGQERLKEAAKHGFKRAIVPKGNAPKEAPAGLQVIAVTRLEQALDALFE from the coding sequence ATGGCCAAGGCCAAGCGCATGTACGGCTGCACCGAGTGCGGCGCCACCTACCCCAAATGGGCCGGCCAATGCCCTGATTGCGGCGCCTGGAACACCCTGGTCGAGACCGTCGTCGACACCACGCCCACCGGCGGTTCCGGCAGCAGCTCCGGCCGTGGCGGCTGGGCCGGCCAGCAGGCCAACATCAAGACCCTCGCCGAAGTCAGCGTCGAAGAGATGCCGCGTTTCACCACCGCCTCGGCGGAGCTGGACCGCGTGCTCGGTGGCGGCCTGGTCGACGGCTCGGTGGTACTGATCGGCGGCGACCCCGGCATCGGCAAGTCCACCATTCTCCTGCAGACTCTCTGCAACGTCGCCGCGCGCCTGCCGGCGCTCTATGTCACCGGTGAGGAATCCCAGCAGCAGGTCGCCATGCGCGCCCGCCGCCTTGGCCTGCCGGAAGACAAGCTCAAGGTCATGACCGAGACCTGCATCGAAAGCATCATCGCCACCGCGCGCCACGAGCAGCCGAAGGTGATGGTGATCGACTCGATCCAGACCATCTTCACCGAACAGTTGCAATCGGCCCCTGGCGGCGTCGCCCAGGTGCGCGAGAGCGCGGCCCTGCTGGTGCGTTTCGCCAAGCAGAGCGGTACGGCGATCTTCCTGGTCGGCCACGTCACCAAGGAAGGCGCGCTGGCCGGCCCGCGCGTACTGGAGCACATGGTCGACACCGTGCTGTATTTCGAGGGCGAATCCGACGGCCGCCTGCGCCTGCTGCGGGCGGTGAAGAACCGCTTCGGCGCGATCAACGAGCTGGGTGTGTTCGCCATGACCGACCGTGGTCTGAAGGAAGTTTCCAACCCCTCGGCGATCTTCCTCACCCGCGCTCAGGAGTCGGTGCCCGGTAGCGTGGTCATGGCCACCTGGGAAGGCTCGCGGCCGATGCTGGTGGAGGTGCAGGCGCTGGTGGACACCAGTCACCTGGCCAACCCGCGCCGCGTGACCCTCGGCCTGGACCAGAACCGCCTGGCCATGCTGCTGGCGGTGTTGCACCGCCACGGCGGTATCCCGACCTACGACCAGGACGTGTTCCTCAACGTGGTGGGCGGGGTGAAGGTGCTGGAAACCGCATCCGACCTGGCGCTGATGGCGGCGGTGATGTCCAGTCTGCGCAACCGGCCGCTGGATCACCAGTTGCTGGTGTTCGGCGAGGTCGGCCTGTCCGGCGAGGTGCGCCCGGTGCCCAGCGGCCAGGAGCGTCTGAAGGAAGCGGCCAAGCACGGCTTCAAGCGCGCCATCGTGCCCAAGGGCAACGCGCCGAAAGAGGCGCCGGCGGGCCTGCAGGTGATCGCCGTGACGCGCCTGGAGCAGGCGCTGGATGCGTTGTTCGAATAG
- a CDS encoding YdcH family protein produces MPLEHHPLSREFPDQKALMTRLHGKDATFTRLAASYEELDKKIYDIEDGRQAMDDLSLNSLKLQRVTLKDEIADLLKRSG; encoded by the coding sequence ATGCCGCTCGAGCATCATCCGCTGTCCCGCGAATTTCCCGACCAGAAGGCACTGATGACCCGCTTGCACGGGAAGGACGCCACCTTCACCCGCCTCGCCGCCAGTTACGAGGAGCTGGACAAGAAAATCTACGATATCGAGGATGGCCGCCAGGCGATGGACGACCTCTCGCTCAACTCACTCAAGCTGCAGCGCGTGACGCTGAAGGACGAGATTGCCGACCTGCTCAAGCGATCCGGCTGA